CATCACCTAATATACACACATCCATATTTGGACTACTTCCTACAAAGTTTCTTCCATCTTTTAATCTGTATTCTTTCCCCCTCTCTGCACCCTCAATACATACTAACCAAGCAACTACTGGGTCTACATTTTCTTCTATATATGCCAATGTTTTTATAACTGTATCATTTTCCATATCATATTTATTTTCTTCTTTTGATAATATACAATATGGACAAGTTTTATCTTTTAACACATTAAATATATGTCCTTTTTCGCATCTTTCTAATTGCATAACTCTCCTAATTTACAAGTAATCTTATTTTATTATTGATTTCTATCATATCTCCTACATTAATTATTTCTTCACTATCTTTTAGTAAAAATTTTCTATTATTTGTTTTTAAAATATATGTTCCATTTTTGGATTTTTCATCTCTTACATACCAATATTCATTTTTTTTAAATATGCTTGCATGTATCTTACTTATTAATTCAGCATTTTTATAATTTGATAAATCTATATCTATGTTGTTATTTTTTGTTTTTCTTCCTATTATATATTTTTCTTTATTAACATTTATTATATCTATTTCTTTACCATTATTATCAATTATTATTATTCTATTTATACTATTTTGTTTTTTTAACATTTCATTTTTTTTCTTTTCATTTATAGATTTTTCTAAATCAAATTTTTCATCTATGTATTGATAAGTGAGATGCTTTTTTAGAAATATATTAATGCTTGAATATATACTTAAAAGTAAAGATAATAATATAAGAGATTGTGTTTTGCTTTTAAAAAATATGTAGTAGAATATAACCATTAATAGCATTACTAAAAAAATTATGTATTCTTTTTCTATATATCTAAGTCTTTGTGTACTTTTAATTTTTTTACTTCTTATTATCTTATTTTTAAGATACAAAGAAATTGCTAATATCTTTTTTATCATCATTTTTATTTTCTTCATTTCTGATAACATTATTAGTTAATATATCTGATAAGTTTTTTAATATTTTCTCATTGCTTATTTCTACATTAACTTCTATATTTAATTTCATTCTTATATATTCAATTAAACATTCTCTGCTTACTACTGAATTTAAACATAGAAAAATTATATTTAAATCTACATTATCTATTTTAGTTTTACTTGCTAATAATTTAGCCCATTTTTTTAATAATATAGGACTTATTGTTTGGTATTGGCTATATTTACAACTATATTTTTGATTTGTTAAGTCTATGACATTATATTCTTGTCTATATTCATTAAAAATATTGTTTTCATTATATATATCAGCACCATTTCTTAATATTATGCTAAAAAGTATATATTCATTTTTGTATTCTTCTAACATTATAAATTTAAAATTTAAATTTTTAATGTAATATTTATCATCATCTTCTTCATTTATTTCTAAAATTAGATTATATCTTCCTTCTTTTTCAGATCTTTTTATACTTATTTCATCATTTAACCAATATATTTTATTATTGTATTTTAATATGCCTTTAGAAATGTTAAAAGTATTATTTTGTGCGTTATAACTAATATCTAATCCAGTTATTATTCCATCCGCTGAATTTATATATTCATTGTTAATATAGTCAATAAAATTAAAACTTAATATATTAAGTGATTCACTTGTAAGTAATCCATACTTTTGATATTTTGGTATTTTTAAAGATAAACTAGCTTGCATTATATCCACCTTCTATCACAATATTTTCTATTTTTTCTTTTTTTTGCTTTATTAACATTTTAAATTTTCCAGTTCCATTTTGTATATCAAAATTTTCCTCATAATCTATTACAAAAGCTGTTGGCATAGTTATTTTTCTTATTACAACTCCTGCTGATATTACTTCTAATATTAATTTTCTATAAGCATCATCAGATTCTGATGGTACTAATGACCAAAAACTTAATTTTTTAGTAATATCTTCTGTTTGACTCATTATTTTACCTGTAATTTCAAGGCATACATTTAAATCTGTTGCTCTTGCATTAGAATCATTTGGTGTATCAGAAATATATTTTATTGAACTAATACTATCTTTTTCTAAAATAATTTCATCATTTTTACCTGTAATATTTACTTTTATTCCCATTATTTCACCCCCCTACTCTTTAGAATTTATAATTAATTTAAGGTGCCTTGTATCGCCAGATAGCTTTAAATTTAAGCTAAAGGTGTTTGAATTTGCATCTATTTCATATGTCATATCATCTTCTAACCTTAATATAGAGTTAATAACATTATTATTTTTTAACCACATAGATTTTGTACTATCAGGTGCACTGCTAAAAAAATAATTTAATCTTTCTTCCTTAAAATCTGAAGTATCATATCTTAAAATACGCTCTATATAGTTTGAAGTTAGTGTTTTATAAATAGGTTCATAATTAGAGTTTTTATTTTTACTCATATTTCTTGCCTTATATACTAAAATATTATCTATTATTTTGTTATTATATACTGCATTATCTGATGTAAATACAAACCCATAACTTAATTCATTTATTTTATTTTTCAAATCCTGTGTATACCCTGATATTTCTTTTGCAAGCGTAGTTTTTATATTAAAATTATTCTCTCCTGCCTCTATATTTACTCTTACACCAGGATTATTTATTATTGCATCTTTAAATCTTTGTTTTAAATAATTAGGACACTGATAAGCTGCAACTATGCCAGCAGCTATATAACTTGCATCTATATGTATTCCATTGATATAAAAGAAAACTTCATCTTGTTTACTTATATTTTGACTATCTGCTTCTATATTATTTCCTATACTTACTTTTGATCTATTCATTGGTATCAGTGTAAAATTAGGTAATACTGGAATTAAATACTCTGAATATTCTTGATTTTCTAAAACCTTTGTTTTTTCAATGTATTCTTCTATACCACCTAATGCTAAACTCTTAAAATCTGTTTTATCATTGGCTTCAAAATTAAAAAATATCTGTATTTTATACTCACTTAATGTATTTGCTAAATTAATTAAAGTATTAAATTTATTTTTTTCATCATCTTCTAAATTTCTGCCATTAAATCTTTTTCTTATATTTTTAATATCTATATTAAAATCTAATCCAACATTTGGAAATATAGCAAACCATACTGTATTACTAAAATCATTTTTATTATTAACAGTATTCAAATATACTTTAAATACTGTTTTATTTTTTGGATTTAATAATAAATCGGTAGAAATATTGGTAATTAATAATTTAGGTGTCATCTGTTTTGATTTGACGTCATATTGGTCAAAAAATAGTTTAACTCCTAGTATTTTTTTTATTAATTCCTTTGAAATTTCTATGAAATTTTCCTGTGATTTTTTATATAGATCCAAATAATTATTATAATTTACAACTTCTTTTTCTATATCAATTTCTTGCAAATTAGTGCTTATAGGTGCAAAAGATCTTGCTACAAGACTTGCTACATAATCATTTGGAGTATTTGTTATTTGTTTATAATCTTCAATGAAAATTTGTGAAAGTTGATTTTGTGAATTGTCTAAGTTTTGTTCGATTTGTAATGTGTTTGTTGGTGAATTTATTGCTAATACTTCTATGTTTCCTTCGCTACCAATAGTTAAAATTCCTGTCTTTATCTTATCAATTCTATTTTTACTTTTTTTACCATCATCTAGCATTAATCTAGTTTCTATATCATTTATGGCAAGTGGTAACATTGCTAAAACATTATTATAATTTTTAGATGCTTGTTCAAACTTATAATTTAATTTATCTCCTATCTCAAATTTAAGCGGATTTTTTTCATCTAATATATGGTATTTTTCATATAAGTAGGCTATTTCTCGTCTTAATTGTTTCAAGTTTTCAATTACTTTTTTAGGCGATAAATATTCTAATATATCTTCATAATTAAAATTAATATTTTTTACCTTATTACTATTTCTCATATCAATTAAAGATAATAGCATATTCAAAAAAGTATTTTCTTTATTTAGTTTGATAACCGTTATTACTTCATCAGGTAAATTAGGTTTTTCTAAACTATAACATATATCTAGTTTATCTGCATCATAGTAACTATATATAGTTGGTTCAAATTTATCTAAAAATTCTTCAAAACTAGAAACTAATAGATTTTCATTTATTTCTTTTATTTTATCATCTTCTAAACTAGTTATATTATTTGTATCTCCTATTAAAGTCAGTATATTATGCTTAGATGGATTTATAGTTTCAAATAGTATTGTTCTATTAGTTTGATTTATTTTATCCATTTTCCCTCCTCTTTGCTTCAATCTGTTATAATTATAGTTTTTTATTTTCAATTTAGGAAGATAAAATTCAATTTTTCCTATCTATTTTATGATGGTTAATTTAGATTTAATTTTTTTGCACTATATATTACTATTACTAGAAAATTTTTATTTAATTTAGATAATTTAATTTTTACATAAAAAAAAGCAAATTATTTTTTGCCTTTAAGTATAATTCTATTATTTATTTCTTGAATATCTACAATATTCATATTATTTTTTACTATTTCTTTTTCTAATTCTTTTAATCTATTTAGTGGATAAATATAGTAAAATAATCCACCTTTTTTCAATAACCTATATGTATTTTCTACCAATTCTTTTAATGTTAATTTTGCTTCAAATTTTGAAAATAATTTAATGTTATCATCAGGTAATTTACCTGAATTTAATTTATAATACGGTGGATTAGAATATATTATATCATATATTCCACAATGTTTTTTTACGTCTTCATTTAGTACTTTTATATTACTAATTTCATTTTTAACTAAGTTTTCTTTTAAATTATCATATGCTAATTTTTGTATTTCTAATGCTATAATATTTTTAAATTTATTTTCCAATTTTAATGATATATAACCAGAACCTGCACCTATTTCTAAGGCAGTATTTCCATTAATATCATCTTCTAATATATATTTAGCTAGTAATATTGCATCATCAGTTATTTTAAAACATTTATTTATCTTTATTTGTTTTTTATCTATATTTTCTATATACATATACACCCCTTAAAATGTACTCTTTAAATATACCCTTTAAAAAAAATAACCACAAAGCGTGGCTATTACCAAAATAGTTCTTTTCCATATCTTCCAAAAACATTTAATATTCTACCTTCATCATTAGGTTTTATTTGATAAAATTCTACTCTTCTATTAAAGGCTTTATTAACTTGTCTTACTAATTCTCTAAAATCTAATCTATCATTAGCTGTGAAATAAAATATTAATTTTTCTTCATTAAATGTATATTCTCCAATAACTAAATTCATTTCTGGTAAAACTTCTTTTACAATTTTTTTACATTTAAAATATGCATCATCTGCTTTTTTATCAAGTTCTACTAAACTTTCTATTTCTTTTTCATTAAGTTTACGCTTAACTTCTCTAATTTTAATATCTTCATTATCTTCCTTAGTTTCAAGGAAGTCTTTTTTTGATATTACAGTTCCTATCTGATCTCCTCTTATAGTTTCAACTATAACATGATCTCCTTTATTGTATTTAGCTTCATCTTGTACTATAAATGGGTAAACTTTTTTAGTTTTTCTAAATTTTATACTTAATATTTTCAAATCAATCCCCTTTCAGCAAAACTAAAATATCCTTCTCTGCTGACTATTATATGGTCTAGCAAAATTATATCAAATAGCTCTAAAGCATTATAAATTTTTTGTGTAATTTTTTTATCTTCAAATGATGGCTCTAACATACCTGATGGATGATTATGTGCTATAATTACATTTTTAGCATTACATGACAATACCTGTATTAATATATTTCTTATAAATACATATGTTTTATCTAATGTCCCTTTTGATATGTTTTTATATGTTATATATTGATTTCCATTAGTTAAAAATAATATATCAAATCTTTCAATTTTATTATATGCTAAATTTCTTCTTAGAAATTCAACAACTAAATTAGAACTTTTTAAAGAGTATTCACAATTTTTCACTTTACTATGAATATATTCTTTTGAATATTCATTTATTAAACTTGCTAAAATTATAAATTTATCATTTAATTTTTTAGAAATATTGTCCTTATCTTGTAATATTTTATCAATACTTCCATAATATTTAATTAAAGTATCTGATTTTTTCTCAATATCTTTATAACCAGAAAGATATAAAAGTAGTTCTAAAAATTCTCTACTATTTAAATTTTTGTAGCCATAATTTATATATTTTTCCTTTATATTCATGTGTTCCCCTTCCTTTATCCTTGATTGAAGCAAAGAATGGGGCACCCAAGAGGGCTCGAACCTCTAACTTTTTGTTTCGAAGACAAAACTTCTATCCAATTGAATTATGGGTGCACACTTAGGCATTTTAGCATAAATTTAGCTTATTGTCTATCATTAGTTTTATTTAATATCTCTTCTATTTTTTCTAAATCTTTATTAGATTTTTTTTCTTTTTTAACTACTTTTGGCTTAGTTTTAACTTTTTTTACTGGAGCTTTTTTTTCTTTTTTAGCTTTAGCAGTAGTTTTAGATTTAGTTACTGTTTTTTTCGTTGTAGTTTTAGCAGGAGTTTTTTCTACTTCTTTTTTCTTTTCATCTGTCTTAGTTACTTCTGTTTTTTCTTTTTTTATTTTTGGCTCAGTTACTTTTTTATCTGTAACTTCTATAACTTCATTTTTTATTTCTTTTTCAACTGCTTTTTCTTCTACATTTTCTTCTATATTATTAACTTCTGTTTTTTCAATATTTTCTTGAATTTCATTTTCAATTACTTCATTTTTAACTACTTCGTCTAAATTTGAATTTTCAATTCGTTTCTTAGTGTAGAAATCAAAACTTCTTATATTAAAATCTTTAACTACATTACTTGTTTTTATATTAGTTATGTTAACATAATAAACATATTTATTGTAACTATAATATACAGCAAATACAAATAAAATCGTTTCTAATATTAACAATATTTTTTTACCACTTTTCATTATAACCTCTTCAATAATTTTAATAAAAATTCTTTTGAATTAATACTTGCTAAATTTTCAAACTTTGAAAACTCTATATTGGAATTATCTCCTAATGAATCTGAGATAGATCTAATTATTAAATATGGAATTTTTAAAACTGTACAAGTTTGTGCTACTGCTGCACTTTCCATATCAACTGCTACTGCATCAAATTCATTTTTTATTCTTATTTTTTCATCATAGTCATTAACAAATACGTCTGCACTTGCTATTCTACCATAATGTATATTAACATTTAATTTAATATCTTTTGTTATTTCCAATAAATCATAACTAGGATCTATATCTCGCTTACTTGTTCCAGCAATTTGTCCTTTAACATATTTTCCAGATAATGTTACGTCAAACATATATTCAACAAAAGAGTTTCCAATTACTATATCTAATGCTTTAATATCTTTAACAGTTGAACCTGCTACACCTGAAAATATTATTTTTTCTACCTTAAATCTTTCATATAATAAAGTGGTTGCAATACTCGCATTTACCATACCTATACCTGATTTTACAATTACTATTTCTTTATTATTACAAGTTCCTTTATAGAATGTTAAACTTGCTAGATTCTCCACAGTTACATTTGTCATTTCTGAAACTATTACTGATACTTCAGAATCCATTGCACCTATTATACCTATCACTTTTTATTCTCCTTGTATTTTATGTATACTTCTCTACATTCATTAACTATTTGTTCATATGTTTTATTTGTTGGACTAATTCTATCTAACACAGAAACAGATATTTTTTTAGGTTTAGGCAACTTCATAAATCTTGAATATGCTTCATATGCACCATCTATACCAAGACATTGTATTTCAATATCTAATTCTTTTGCAAGTATTGCAAATATTTTTTTGAATTCTTGTATACTTCCATCTTTTGTTCTTGAACCTTCTGGGAATATAAATACATTTTTACCTTGTTTTAATATTCCTGCTACTTTTTCTACACTTTCTTTAATATTTTTTTCTATATTTATTTTAACTATATTTCCATGAAGTC
This DNA window, taken from Oceanivirga salmonicida, encodes the following:
- a CDS encoding 5'-methylthioadenosine/adenosylhomocysteine nucleosidase, translated to MIGIIGAMDSEVSVIVSEMTNVTVENLASLTFYKGTCNNKEIVIVKSGIGMVNASIATTLLYERFKVEKIIFSGVAGSTVKDIKALDIVIGNSFVEYMFDVTLSGKYVKGQIAGTSKRDIDPSYDLLEITKDIKLNVNIHYGRIASADVFVNDYDEKIRIKNEFDAVAVDMESAAVAQTCTVLKIPYLIIRSISDSLGDNSNIEFSKFENLASINSKEFLLKLLKRL
- a CDS encoding FHA domain-containing protein, translated to MKKIKMMIKKILAISLYLKNKIIRSKKIKSTQRLRYIEKEYIIFLVMLLMVIFYYIFFKSKTQSLILLSLLLSIYSSINIFLKKHLTYQYIDEKFDLEKSINEKKKNEMLKKQNSINRIIIIDNNGKEIDIINVNKEKYIIGRKTKNNNIDIDLSNYKNAELISKIHASIFKKNEYWYVRDEKSKNGTYILKTNNRKFLLKDSEEIINVGDMIEINNKIRLLVN
- a CDS encoding JAB domain-containing protein, which encodes MNIKEKYINYGYKNLNSREFLELLLYLSGYKDIEKKSDTLIKYYGSIDKILQDKDNISKKLNDKFIILASLINEYSKEYIHSKVKNCEYSLKSSNLVVEFLRRNLAYNKIERFDILFLTNGNQYITYKNISKGTLDKTYVFIRNILIQVLSCNAKNVIIAHNHPSGMLEPSFEDKKITQKIYNALELFDIILLDHIIVSREGYFSFAERGLI
- a CDS encoding FHA domain-containing protein; the encoded protein is MQLERCEKGHIFNVLKDKTCPYCILSKEENKYDMENDTVIKTLAYIEENVDPVVAWLVCIEGAERGKEYRLKDGRNFVGSSPNMDVCILGDDKIAKENHFSISYNNKQRIFVISPGSSGNIIYVDKKALYETKTIENFSLIEVCDTKLVLIQFCGDNFSWENNE
- a CDS encoding membrane-associated protease 1, with amino-acid sequence MGIKVNITGKNDEIILEKDSISSIKYISDTPNDSNARATDLNVCLEITGKIMSQTEDITKKLSFWSLVPSESDDAYRKLILEVISAGVVIRKITMPTAFVIDYEENFDIQNGTGKFKMLIKQKKEKIENIVIEGGYNAS
- a CDS encoding transcriptional regulator; this encodes MDKINQTNRTILFETINPSKHNILTLIGDTNNITSLEDDKIKEINENLLVSSFEEFLDKFEPTIYSYYDADKLDICYSLEKPNLPDEVITVIKLNKENTFLNMLLSLIDMRNSNKVKNINFNYEDILEYLSPKKVIENLKQLRREIAYLYEKYHILDEKNPLKFEIGDKLNYKFEQASKNYNNVLAMLPLAINDIETRLMLDDGKKSKNRIDKIKTGILTIGSEGNIEVLAINSPTNTLQIEQNLDNSQNQLSQIFIEDYKQITNTPNDYVASLVARSFAPISTNLQEIDIEKEVVNYNNYLDLYKKSQENFIEISKELIKKILGVKLFFDQYDVKSKQMTPKLLITNISTDLLLNPKNKTVFKVYLNTVNNKNDFSNTVWFAIFPNVGLDFNIDIKNIRKRFNGRNLEDDEKNKFNTLINLANTLSEYKIQIFFNFEANDKTDFKSLALGGIEEYIEKTKVLENQEYSEYLIPVLPNFTLIPMNRSKVSIGNNIEADSQNISKQDEVFFYINGIHIDASYIAAGIVAAYQCPNYLKQRFKDAIINNPGVRVNIEAGENNFNIKTTLAKEISGYTQDLKNKINELSYGFVFTSDNAVYNNKIIDNILVYKARNMSKNKNSNYEPIYKTLTSNYIERILRYDTSDFKEERLNYFFSSAPDSTKSMWLKNNNVINSILRLEDDMTYEIDANSNTFSLNLKLSGDTRHLKLIINSKE
- a CDS encoding methyltransferase, whose protein sequence is MYIENIDKKQIKINKCFKITDDAILLAKYILEDDINGNTALEIGAGSGYISLKLENKFKNIIALEIQKLAYDNLKENLVKNEISNIKVLNEDVKKHCGIYDIIYSNPPYYKLNSGKLPDDNIKLFSKFEAKLTLKELVENTYRLLKKGGLFYYIYPLNRLKELEKEIVKNNMNIVDIQEINNRIILKGKK
- the ricT gene encoding regulatory iron-sulfur-containing complex subunit RicT, which translates into the protein MKILSIKFRKTKKVYPFIVQDEAKYNKGDHVIVETIRGDQIGTVISKKDFLETKEDNEDIKIREVKRKLNEKEIESLVELDKKADDAYFKCKKIVKEVLPEMNLVIGEYTFNEEKLIFYFTANDRLDFRELVRQVNKAFNRRVEFYQIKPNDEGRILNVFGRYGKELFW